In Girardinichthys multiradiatus isolate DD_20200921_A chromosome 18, DD_fGirMul_XY1, whole genome shotgun sequence, a single window of DNA contains:
- the lhx1a gene encoding LIM/homeobox protein Lhx1 isoform X2: protein MVHCAGCERPILDRFLLNVLDRAWHVKRFGTKCGGCSQGISPNDLVRRARSKVFHLNCFTCMMCNKQLSTGEELYIIDENKFVCKDDYLTNMSVKDTNLLSVTACSDPSLSPDSQDQLQDDVVLKDTEMAALSDKETVNNENDDQNLGGKRRGPRTTIKAKQLETLKAAFAATPKPTRHIREQLAQETGLNMRVIQVWFQNRRSKERRMKQLSALGARRHAFFRSPRRMRTLVDRLEPGELIPNGPFSYYGDYQSEYYGPGGNYDFFPQGPPSSQAQTPVDLPFVPSSGPTGTPLGGMDHPLPGHHPSSDVQRFSDIMSHHPGDSPSPEPGIPGPLHSISSEVFGPSPPFTSLSLNGSGYNNHLSHQPSEMNEGTVW, encoded by the exons ATGGTCCACTGCGCCGGCTGCGAAAGGCCTATCCTGGACCGCTTCCTCCTCAACGTGCTAGACAGAGCCTGGCACGTCAA GCGTTTCGGCACCAAATGTGGCGGCTGTTCGCAGGGAATTTCTCCGAACGACCTGGTCCGGAGGGCCCGGAGCAAGGTGTTCCACCTCAACTGTTTCACCTGCATGATGTGCAATAAGCAGCTCTCCACCGGCGAAGAACTCTACATCATAGACGAGAACAAATTCGTTTGCAAGGACGATTACCTCACTAACATGAGTGTAAAAGACACGAACCTCCTCTCAG TAACGGCATGCAGCGATCCCAGTTTATCTCCGGACTCTCAGGACCAGCTCCAGGACGACGTTGTCCTAAAGGACACGGAGATGGCGGCTCTCTCCGACAAGGAGACGGTTAACAACGAGAACGACGACCAGAACCTGGGCGGGAAGCGGCGCGGGCCACGGACCACCATTAAAGCCAAGCAGCTGGAGACCCTTAAGGCGGCGTTCGCTGCCACCCCAAAACCGACCCGACACATCCGGGAGCAGCTGGCTCAGGAGACCGGCCTCAACATGAGGGTCATTCAG GTCTGGTTCCAGAACCGGCGATCCAAAGAGAGGCGCATGAAGCAGCTGAGCGCTCTTGGCGCGCGGAGGCACGCGTTCTTCCGGAGCCCGAGGCGGATGAGGACGTTAGTGGACCGGCTGGAGCCTGGTGAGCTCATCCCCAACGGGCCCTTCTCGTATTATGGAG ATTATCAAAGTGAGTACTACGGCCCAGGAGGGAACTATGACTTTTTTCCTCAGGGCCCTCCATCGTCGCAGGCCCAGACACCAGTTGATCTCCCCTTCGTGCCCTCCTCAGGCCCCACAGGCACCCCTCTCGGGGGTATGGACCACCCCCTACCAGGCCACCACCCTTCCAGTGATGTACAACGCTTCTCTGATATCATGTCTCACCACCCGGGGGACTCTCCCAGCCCAGAGCCTGGCATCCCGGGGCCCTTACACAGCATCTCTTCTGAAGTGTTTGGTCCTAGTCCACCCTTTACCTCACTGTCGCTGAATGGCAGCGGATACAACAACCACCTGTCTCACCAACCCTCAGAAATGAACGAGGGCACTGTGTGGTAG
- the lhx1a gene encoding LIM/homeobox protein Lhx1 isoform X1: MVHCAGCERPILDRFLLNVLDRAWHVKCVQCCECKCNLSEKCFSREGRLYCKNDFFRRFGTKCGGCSQGISPNDLVRRARSKVFHLNCFTCMMCNKQLSTGEELYIIDENKFVCKDDYLTNMSVKDTNLLSVTACSDPSLSPDSQDQLQDDVVLKDTEMAALSDKETVNNENDDQNLGGKRRGPRTTIKAKQLETLKAAFAATPKPTRHIREQLAQETGLNMRVIQVWFQNRRSKERRMKQLSALGARRHAFFRSPRRMRTLVDRLEPGELIPNGPFSYYGDYQSEYYGPGGNYDFFPQGPPSSQAQTPVDLPFVPSSGPTGTPLGGMDHPLPGHHPSSDVQRFSDIMSHHPGDSPSPEPGIPGPLHSISSEVFGPSPPFTSLSLNGSGYNNHLSHQPSEMNEGTVW, translated from the exons ATGGTCCACTGCGCCGGCTGCGAAAGGCCTATCCTGGACCGCTTCCTCCTCAACGTGCTAGACAGAGCCTGGCACGTCAAGTGCGTGCAGTGCTGCGAGTGCAAATGTAACCTGTCCGAGAAGTGTTTTTCTAGAGAGGGGAGACTgtactgcaaaaatgatttttttag GCGTTTCGGCACCAAATGTGGCGGCTGTTCGCAGGGAATTTCTCCGAACGACCTGGTCCGGAGGGCCCGGAGCAAGGTGTTCCACCTCAACTGTTTCACCTGCATGATGTGCAATAAGCAGCTCTCCACCGGCGAAGAACTCTACATCATAGACGAGAACAAATTCGTTTGCAAGGACGATTACCTCACTAACATGAGTGTAAAAGACACGAACCTCCTCTCAG TAACGGCATGCAGCGATCCCAGTTTATCTCCGGACTCTCAGGACCAGCTCCAGGACGACGTTGTCCTAAAGGACACGGAGATGGCGGCTCTCTCCGACAAGGAGACGGTTAACAACGAGAACGACGACCAGAACCTGGGCGGGAAGCGGCGCGGGCCACGGACCACCATTAAAGCCAAGCAGCTGGAGACCCTTAAGGCGGCGTTCGCTGCCACCCCAAAACCGACCCGACACATCCGGGAGCAGCTGGCTCAGGAGACCGGCCTCAACATGAGGGTCATTCAG GTCTGGTTCCAGAACCGGCGATCCAAAGAGAGGCGCATGAAGCAGCTGAGCGCTCTTGGCGCGCGGAGGCACGCGTTCTTCCGGAGCCCGAGGCGGATGAGGACGTTAGTGGACCGGCTGGAGCCTGGTGAGCTCATCCCCAACGGGCCCTTCTCGTATTATGGAG ATTATCAAAGTGAGTACTACGGCCCAGGAGGGAACTATGACTTTTTTCCTCAGGGCCCTCCATCGTCGCAGGCCCAGACACCAGTTGATCTCCCCTTCGTGCCCTCCTCAGGCCCCACAGGCACCCCTCTCGGGGGTATGGACCACCCCCTACCAGGCCACCACCCTTCCAGTGATGTACAACGCTTCTCTGATATCATGTCTCACCACCCGGGGGACTCTCCCAGCCCAGAGCCTGGCATCCCGGGGCCCTTACACAGCATCTCTTCTGAAGTGTTTGGTCCTAGTCCACCCTTTACCTCACTGTCGCTGAATGGCAGCGGATACAACAACCACCTGTCTCACCAACCCTCAGAAATGAACGAGGGCACTGTGTGGTAG